Proteins found in one Enterococcus sp. 9D6_DIV0238 genomic segment:
- the carB gene encoding carbamoyl-phosphate synthase large subunit, with product MPKRTDIKKIMVIGSGPIIIGQAAEFDYAGTQACLALREEGYEVVLVNSNPATIMTDKEIADKVYIEPITLEFVSRILRKERPDALLPTLGGQTGLNMAMELAASGIFDELNVELLGTKLSAIDQAEDRDLFKQLMEELDQPIPESEIVNTVDQAVAFANKIGYPIIVRPAFTLGGTGGGMCDNEEELRIIAENGLKLSPATQCLIEKSIAGYKEIEYEVMRDSADNAIVVCNMENFDPVGIHTGDSIVFAPSQTLSDYEYQMLRDASLKIIRALKIEGGCNVQLALDPHSFNYYVIEVNPRVSRSSALASKATGYPIAKLAAKIAVGLTLDEMKNPVTETTYAEFEPALDYVVAKIPRWPFDKFEKGERRLGTQMKATGEVMAIGRNIEESLLKAVRSLEIGAYHNELKEIEQVTDEFLTEKVVKAQDDRLFYLSEAIRRGYTIEELAELTKIDLFFLDKLLHIYEIETALKANVKDLETLKEAKQNGFTDRKIADLWQVTEQEVTDYRHKEKVLPVYKMVDTCAAEFESQTPYFYSTYEFENESLRSEKPSVLVLGSGPIRIGQGVEFDYATVHSVKAIQAAGFEAIIMNSNPETVSTDFSISDKLYFEPLTLEDVMNVIELEQPTGVIVQFGGQTAINLAEPLVKQGVKILGTSIEDLDRAENRDLFEQALQELDIPQPPGDTATSAQEAVAVANKIGYPVLVRPSYVLGGRAMEIVENQKDLEDYMANAVKASPEHPVLVDSYLLGKECEVDAICDGETVLIPGIMEHIERAGVHSGDSMAVYPPQTLSAEIQQTIADYTKKLALGLNCIGMMNIQFVIHEEKVYVIEVNPRASRTVPFLSKITGIPMAQVATKAILGQTLKSLGYQDGLYPESKQVHIKAPVFSFTKLQKVDTYLGPEMKSTGEVMGSDVSLEKALYKAFEASGLHLPSYGAVLFTIADETKEEALHLAKRFNDIGYSLIATKGTAEYLKEHGLFVKTVSKIDQDNDETVLDLIRTGEAQVVVNTMDKNRSDLNQDGFLIRREAVEHGVPLFTSLDTAEAILKVLESRAFSTDAI from the coding sequence ATGCCAAAAAGAACAGATATCAAAAAAATTATGGTGATCGGTTCCGGTCCGATCATCATTGGTCAGGCAGCAGAATTCGATTACGCTGGTACGCAGGCGTGTCTTGCTTTGAGAGAAGAAGGATATGAAGTTGTTTTGGTCAATTCAAATCCTGCTACGATCATGACTGATAAAGAGATCGCCGATAAAGTTTATATTGAACCTATCACATTAGAATTTGTTTCGCGGATATTACGTAAAGAACGTCCAGATGCATTGCTACCGACACTAGGCGGTCAAACAGGCTTGAATATGGCAATGGAACTAGCTGCTTCAGGTATTTTCGATGAATTGAATGTTGAACTGCTTGGTACAAAATTGAGTGCGATCGATCAAGCTGAGGATCGAGATTTATTTAAACAATTGATGGAAGAATTGGACCAGCCGATTCCTGAAAGTGAAATCGTCAATACAGTTGATCAAGCAGTAGCTTTTGCAAATAAAATCGGCTACCCGATCATCGTTCGACCAGCCTTCACATTAGGCGGCACAGGTGGTGGTATGTGTGATAATGAAGAAGAGCTTCGAATCATCGCAGAAAATGGGTTGAAATTATCACCAGCAACGCAATGTTTGATCGAAAAAAGTATTGCCGGCTACAAAGAAATCGAGTACGAAGTGATGAGAGATTCAGCTGACAATGCGATCGTAGTCTGCAATATGGAAAACTTTGATCCAGTTGGGATCCATACGGGGGATTCGATCGTTTTTGCACCAAGCCAGACACTATCTGATTACGAGTACCAAATGTTGCGCGATGCTTCCTTAAAGATCATTCGGGCTTTAAAAATCGAAGGTGGCTGTAACGTTCAGCTAGCTCTTGATCCGCATAGTTTCAATTATTATGTGATCGAGGTCAATCCTCGGGTATCACGCTCATCTGCATTAGCAAGTAAAGCTACAGGTTATCCAATCGCTAAATTAGCAGCTAAAATCGCAGTTGGACTTACTCTGGATGAGATGAAAAATCCCGTTACAGAAACCACTTATGCCGAATTTGAACCAGCTTTAGATTATGTGGTAGCGAAAATTCCTCGCTGGCCATTCGATAAATTTGAAAAAGGGGAACGTCGTCTTGGCACTCAAATGAAAGCTACAGGCGAAGTCATGGCGATCGGTAGAAATATTGAGGAATCTCTGCTAAAGGCTGTTCGCTCTCTTGAAATCGGTGCGTATCATAATGAGTTAAAAGAAATCGAGCAAGTGACGGATGAGTTTCTGACTGAAAAGGTTGTTAAAGCTCAAGATGATCGTCTCTTCTATTTATCTGAAGCGATTCGCCGCGGCTACACAATTGAAGAATTAGCAGAGCTGACAAAAATCGATCTCTTCTTCTTAGATAAACTTCTGCATATTTATGAAATCGAAACAGCGTTGAAAGCGAACGTCAAAGATCTTGAAACACTAAAAGAAGCGAAGCAAAACGGCTTTACAGACCGAAAAATTGCCGATCTTTGGCAAGTGACAGAACAAGAAGTCACTGACTATCGTCATAAGGAAAAAGTTTTACCTGTCTATAAAATGGTCGATACTTGTGCGGCTGAATTTGAATCACAAACACCTTATTTCTATAGCACATATGAATTTGAAAATGAAAGCCTGCGTTCTGAAAAACCATCTGTTTTAGTTTTAGGATCAGGACCGATCCGAATTGGTCAAGGAGTGGAATTTGACTATGCAACGGTGCACTCTGTAAAAGCCATTCAAGCAGCCGGTTTTGAAGCGATTATTATGAATAGTAATCCAGAGACCGTGTCAACTGACTTTTCAATTTCAGATAAACTGTACTTTGAGCCACTGACCCTGGAAGATGTCATGAATGTCATCGAATTAGAACAACCAACTGGCGTGATCGTTCAATTCGGTGGGCAGACAGCGATCAATCTAGCCGAGCCCCTTGTTAAGCAAGGAGTCAAGATCTTGGGTACATCGATCGAAGATTTGGATCGAGCTGAAAATCGTGACTTATTTGAACAAGCTTTACAAGAACTTGATATTCCACAACCGCCGGGAGATACAGCGACCAGTGCGCAGGAAGCCGTAGCTGTAGCTAATAAAATCGGTTATCCAGTCTTAGTTCGACCAAGTTATGTATTGGGCGGACGAGCGATGGAAATTGTCGAAAATCAAAAAGATCTAGAAGATTATATGGCAAATGCCGTAAAAGCTTCACCGGAGCATCCAGTTTTAGTCGACAGCTATCTTTTAGGGAAAGAATGTGAAGTCGATGCAATCTGTGACGGGGAAACAGTGTTGATCCCAGGAATCATGGAGCATATCGAAAGAGCCGGCGTTCATTCTGGCGATTCAATGGCTGTTTATCCGCCTCAAACTTTGTCTGCGGAAATCCAGCAAACCATTGCAGATTATACGAAAAAATTAGCTTTAGGGCTAAACTGTATCGGGATGATGAACATTCAATTCGTTATTCATGAGGAAAAGGTCTATGTTATTGAAGTCAATCCTCGTGCAAGTCGCACAGTACCATTTTTAAGTAAAATCACAGGTATTCCAATGGCTCAAGTGGCAACAAAAGCAATCTTAGGTCAAACTTTAAAATCTCTAGGCTATCAAGATGGACTTTATCCTGAAAGCAAACAAGTACACATCAAAGCACCTGTCTTCTCATTTACTAAGCTGCAAAAAGTGGATACCTACTTAGGGCCTGAAATGAAGTCGACAGGAGAAGTCATGGGGTCAGATGTTAGCTTAGAAAAAGCTTTATACAAGGCTTTTGAAGCGTCAGGATTGCATTTGCCAAGTTATGGTGCGGTGTTGTTCACGATCGCTGATGAAACAAAAGAAGAAGCATTACATTTGGCGAAACGCTTTAATGACATTGGGTATAGTCTGATTGCTACTAAAGGCACCGCTGAGTATTTAAAAGAGCACGGTTTATTTGTTAAAACAGTTTCTAAGATCGATCAAGACAATGACGAAACGGTCCTCGATCTTATTCGAACAGGTGAAGCACAAGTCGTTGTCAACACCATGGACAAAAATCGTTCTGATCTAAATCAAGATGGCTTTTTGATTCGTCGAGAAGCAGTTGAACATGGCGTTCCACTATTTACTTCATTAGACACTGCGGAAGCAATTCTTAAAGTTCTAGAATCAAGAGCTTTTTCTACTGACGCTATCTGA
- a CDS encoding dihydroorotate dehydrogenase electron transfer subunit produces MKQEIMTIVSQKQLAPRIFQMTLTGELVNEMKKPGQFIHIKVPRADLLLRRPISLNQIDQQAKTCTIIYRTEGDGTKEFSMMTSGDKLDVMGPLGNGFDVDCLNKGQKAFVVGGGIGIPPMYELSKQLKQRGVEVIHFLGYASKEVAYFEEEFLALGDTRFATDDGSFGVEGNVGNLILEAIKTEQPDAVYACGANGMLKMIAQVFPDQPNVFLSLEQRMACGMGACYACVCHVPDDETGTKSVKVCDEGPVFRASEVVL; encoded by the coding sequence ATGAAACAGGAAATAATGACGATCGTTTCACAAAAGCAGCTAGCTCCTAGAATTTTTCAAATGACGTTGACAGGTGAGCTTGTCAATGAAATGAAAAAGCCAGGTCAATTTATTCATATAAAAGTGCCCCGAGCAGACCTTCTTTTGAGAAGACCGATCAGTTTAAATCAAATCGATCAACAAGCTAAAACTTGTACGATCATTTATCGGACCGAAGGAGACGGCACTAAAGAATTTTCTATGATGACATCAGGTGATAAGCTTGATGTCATGGGCCCTTTGGGTAATGGTTTTGATGTCGATTGCTTAAATAAGGGACAAAAAGCATTTGTAGTTGGCGGAGGAATCGGGATTCCACCGATGTATGAATTATCAAAGCAGTTGAAGCAGCGAGGCGTGGAAGTCATTCATTTTTTAGGGTATGCTTCTAAGGAAGTGGCTTACTTCGAAGAAGAGTTTCTTGCATTAGGCGATACTCGCTTTGCAACAGATGACGGTTCGTTTGGCGTGGAAGGTAATGTTGGTAATCTTATTCTAGAAGCAATCAAAACAGAGCAGCCGGATGCTGTTTATGCTTGTGGCGCGAATGGAATGCTGAAAATGATCGCTCAGGTTTTTCCTGATCAACCAAATGTTTTCCTATCTTTAGAGCAGCGTATGGCATGTGGAATGGGCGCTTGCTATGCTTGTGTTTGTCATGTGCCGGATGATGAAACTGGGACAAAAAGTGTGAAAGTCTGTGACGAAGGACCGGTTTTCAGAGCAAGTGAGGTGGTTTTATGA
- a CDS encoding dihydroorotate dehydrogenase, whose product MMKNPLAVTIPGLELKNPIIPASGCFGFGEEYAKYYDLGKLGSIMIKATTPQARFGNPTPRVAETPSGMLNAIGLQNPGLDVVMKEKLPALEKYDLPIIANVAGACEEDYVEVCSKIGEAVNVKAIELNISCPNVKHGGIAFGTDPDVAFQLTQAVKKVTEVPIYVKLSPNVTDIVPIAQAIEAGGADGFSMINTLLGMRIDLKTRQPILANQTGGLSGPAIKPVAIRLIKQVSQISDLPIIGMGGVQTVDDVLEMFLAGASAVGVGTANFTDPYICPKLIEDLPIRMSELGIESLEQLIKEVKEAKNQ is encoded by the coding sequence ATGATGAAAAATCCATTAGCTGTAACTATTCCTGGCTTAGAGCTGAAAAATCCAATTATTCCAGCAAGTGGCTGTTTTGGTTTTGGTGAAGAATATGCTAAATATTACGATCTAGGAAAATTAGGATCGATCATGATCAAAGCTACAACACCGCAAGCTCGTTTTGGTAATCCAACACCTCGTGTAGCGGAGACGCCGAGCGGTATGCTAAATGCTATTGGCTTACAAAATCCAGGACTGGACGTTGTTATGAAAGAAAAGCTTCCAGCTTTAGAAAAGTACGACCTGCCAATTATCGCTAATGTAGCTGGCGCTTGCGAAGAGGATTATGTCGAGGTTTGTAGTAAAATTGGTGAGGCTGTCAATGTGAAAGCAATTGAACTAAATATCTCTTGTCCAAACGTCAAGCATGGGGGGATCGCCTTCGGGACGGATCCTGATGTAGCATTCCAATTAACACAAGCAGTAAAAAAAGTAACAGAGGTTCCGATTTACGTTAAATTATCCCCAAATGTTACTGATATTGTACCAATCGCTCAAGCCATCGAAGCTGGAGGAGCTGACGGTTTTTCAATGATCAACACGTTGTTGGGAATGCGGATCGATTTAAAAACGCGTCAACCGATTTTAGCCAATCAAACAGGTGGATTATCCGGTCCTGCAATCAAGCCGGTTGCAATACGATTGATCAAACAAGTATCACAAATCTCTGATTTACCGATCATTGGTATGGGTGGAGTTCAAACAGTCGATGATGTTTTAGAAATGTTTCTAGCTGGTGCAAGTGCCGTTGGGGTTGGAACTGCTAATTTCACTGATCCTTATATTTGTCCTAAATTGATTGAAGATTTACCGATTAGAATGTCGGAATTAGGCATCGAATCGCTTGAACAGCTAATTAAAGAAGTGAAGGAGGCAAAAAATCAATGA
- the pyrF gene encoding orotidine-5'-phosphate decarboxylase, which translates to MSQRPIIALDFPSKEAVEVFLLKFPSEESLFVKVGMELFYQEGPEIVRWLKSLGHSVFLDLKLHDIPNTVERAMTGLAKLGVDITNVHAAGGIKMMKAAKEGLKKGTVAGQDVPILIAVTQLTSTSETEMHQDQLIDVSLKESVTHYAACAEKAGLDGVVCSALEAKDIHQATSEAFVCLTPGIRPSGSAVGDQQRVVTPSEARKIGATFIVVGRPITQADRPYEAYQTIKQEWNGES; encoded by the coding sequence ATGAGTCAAAGACCGATCATCGCCTTAGATTTTCCTTCAAAAGAAGCAGTTGAAGTCTTCTTATTGAAATTTCCATCAGAGGAATCTTTATTTGTAAAAGTAGGGATGGAGCTTTTTTATCAAGAAGGGCCTGAAATTGTTCGCTGGTTGAAGTCCTTAGGCCATTCTGTTTTCCTAGATTTAAAACTTCACGATATTCCTAATACAGTAGAGAGAGCGATGACTGGATTAGCTAAATTAGGAGTAGATATAACAAATGTTCACGCGGCAGGCGGAATCAAGATGATGAAGGCTGCTAAAGAAGGATTGAAAAAGGGGACCGTAGCTGGTCAGGATGTTCCGATCTTGATCGCTGTGACTCAACTGACTTCAACGAGTGAGACAGAAATGCATCAAGATCAATTGATCGATGTCTCCTTAAAAGAAAGTGTGACTCATTATGCTGCATGTGCTGAAAAAGCTGGACTAGATGGAGTTGTTTGCTCAGCACTAGAAGCAAAAGATATTCATCAAGCAACCAGCGAGGCCTTTGTTTGTCTAACACCGGGCATTCGTCCAAGCGGTAGCGCTGTAGGCGATCAACAACGTGTAGTGACTCCAAGCGAAGCAAGAAAAATTGGCGCAACGTTTATCGTGGTGGGAAGACCGATCACTCAAGCCGATCGACCTTATGAAGCTTATCAAACAATCAAACAAGAATGGAATGGAGAATCGTAA
- the pyrE gene encoding orotate phosphoribosyltransferase: MTELAKRIAKDLLEIEAVFLSPNEPFTWASGIKSPIYCDNRITMSYPVVRKEIAQGLADKIKADFPDVEVIAGTATAGIPHAAWVADILDLPMVYIRSKAKAHGKGNQIEGRIFKGQKMVVIEDLISTGGSVLEAASAAAREGADVLGVAAIFTYELPKGIENFTAQNTKLVTLTNYSTLIDAALESNYIESTDVSLLQDWKKDPENWLKK, translated from the coding sequence ATGACTGAATTAGCAAAAAGAATCGCCAAAGATCTATTAGAAATTGAAGCAGTTTTCCTAAGTCCAAACGAGCCGTTTACATGGGCAAGCGGGATCAAAAGCCCAATTTATTGTGATAATCGTATTACGATGAGCTATCCAGTTGTTCGTAAAGAGATTGCACAGGGATTAGCGGATAAAATCAAAGCAGACTTTCCTGATGTAGAAGTGATCGCGGGCACAGCCACTGCTGGGATTCCTCATGCTGCTTGGGTAGCAGATATTTTAGACTTACCAATGGTCTATATCCGTAGTAAAGCTAAGGCACATGGAAAAGGGAACCAAATTGAAGGCCGCATTTTCAAAGGGCAGAAAATGGTTGTGATCGAAGACTTGATTTCAACAGGTGGCAGTGTGTTGGAAGCAGCATCTGCAGCTGCTCGTGAAGGAGCTGATGTGTTAGGAGTTGCAGCAATTTTCACGTATGAGTTACCAAAAGGGATCGAGAATTTTACTGCTCAAAACACGAAGTTAGTTACGTTGACAAATTATTCTACGTTGATCGATGCAGCGCTGGAATCAAATTATATCGAATCTACAGATGTTTCTCTTTTACAGGATTGGAAAAAAGATCCTGAAAATTGGTTAAAAAAATAA
- a CDS encoding carbonic anhydrase family protein, which yields MKNIRNMDVEWGYTGDTGPEHWHTLCDWFSLGAKYPYQSPVNLSKTLISENKANREITFFYKNEEFTEKEFKNTFHFVPPNTESYVIFEEEKYYLTDIHFHTPSEHTFDGEHCPLEFHLVHMNNSGENLVVGCLFTITKEANKFSKDQKAFIWETETHQQWFDPSIFLPEKKSHFHYLGSLTTPPTKGPVHWFVFDTVQKMDHDFFQRIDEGMLPFNNRPVQELNGRKVYFTE from the coding sequence ATGAAAAATATTCGAAACATGGATGTAGAATGGGGATATACAGGAGATACAGGGCCGGAGCATTGGCATACGCTTTGTGATTGGTTTTCACTTGGAGCCAAATATCCATATCAATCACCTGTAAATCTATCCAAAACACTGATTAGTGAAAATAAAGCGAATAGAGAGATAACTTTTTTTTATAAAAATGAAGAATTTACAGAAAAAGAATTTAAAAATACCTTTCACTTTGTACCGCCAAATACAGAAAGCTATGTTATTTTTGAAGAAGAAAAGTATTATCTAACGGATATCCATTTTCATACACCAAGTGAGCATACATTTGATGGAGAACATTGTCCATTAGAATTTCACCTAGTGCATATGAATAATTCGGGAGAAAACTTGGTCGTAGGTTGTCTATTTACGATCACTAAAGAAGCGAATAAGTTTTCTAAAGATCAGAAAGCATTTATTTGGGAAACGGAAACCCATCAGCAGTGGTTTGATCCATCGATTTTTTTACCTGAAAAAAAATCTCATTTTCACTATCTTGGGTCTCTAACGACTCCGCCAACAAAAGGACCCGTGCATTGGTTTGTTTTTGATACAGTTCAGAAGATGGACCATGATTTTTTCCAACGAATAGATGAAGGAATGCTGCCATTCAATAATCGGCCTGTTCAAGAACTAAATGGTCGTAAAGTTTATTTTACGGAATAA
- a CDS encoding LysR family transcriptional regulator produces the protein MNIQQMKYVVAVANNGSFREAAKKMFITQPSLSNGIRELEDEIGVSLFIRTNKGASLTEEGLVFLEHAEKVLTQMEMLENRYQEVTTSERFSISSQHYDFLGVVMGNVIKQFKEQYKNFRVFETTTLKVIEDVKSYHSELGIIYLNHQNQSGIERYLEQANLTYDVVGSFKTHIFVSNDHPLAKMSEISLEQLCCYPQVRFTQEGSNFAYFSEDLIENQEQETVIYTNDRGTLMNLLVETDAYASGSGVVTGFTKKEIRLIPLADSPNNKICVLYQKNKSISQIGHYFIQELKRLFS, from the coding sequence ATGAATATTCAACAAATGAAATATGTCGTTGCTGTTGCTAATAATGGCAGTTTTAGGGAAGCAGCTAAAAAGATGTTTATCACTCAACCTAGCTTGTCTAACGGAATTCGTGAGCTTGAAGATGAAATTGGGGTAAGTCTGTTCATCCGAACGAATAAAGGAGCTTCTTTGACAGAGGAAGGCCTAGTGTTTTTGGAGCATGCGGAGAAGGTTTTGACCCAGATGGAAATGCTGGAGAATCGATATCAGGAAGTCACAACGAGTGAACGGTTTTCGATTTCTTCTCAACATTATGATTTTCTTGGCGTAGTCATGGGGAATGTGATCAAGCAGTTTAAAGAGCAATACAAAAATTTTCGTGTATTCGAGACAACGACGTTAAAAGTCATTGAAGATGTGAAAAGTTATCATAGTGAATTAGGGATCATTTATTTAAATCATCAGAATCAATCGGGGATCGAACGCTATCTTGAACAAGCGAATTTAACCTATGATGTTGTTGGAAGTTTTAAGACCCATATTTTTGTGAGCAATGATCATCCTCTAGCGAAGATGAGTGAGATCTCATTAGAGCAGTTATGCTGCTATCCTCAGGTGCGTTTTACGCAAGAAGGAAGTAATTTTGCCTATTTTTCGGAGGATTTGATTGAAAATCAAGAGCAGGAAACGGTGATTTACACAAATGATCGAGGGACTTTGATGAATCTGCTGGTAGAAACTGATGCATATGCGTCTGGTTCAGGGGTTGTAACTGGATTTACAAAAAAAGAAATACGGCTGATCCCGCTTGCTGATAGTCCAAATAATAAAATTTGTGTACTTTATCAGAAAAATAAAAGCATTAGTCAAATTGGTCACTATTTTATTCAAGAACTGAAACGATTATTCAGCTAA